From the genome of Vicia villosa cultivar HV-30 ecotype Madison, WI linkage group LG2, Vvil1.0, whole genome shotgun sequence, one region includes:
- the LOC131646545 gene encoding uncharacterized protein LOC131646545 isoform X1: MSSGAGAVKPKEEEQDGMSVHSPCKPPPSSASSLPKEQAQVELELRLLQALEIYPPIKLQGIHRHFVLYGLMEYLKKSFDRHFSSEEVLQLLDRFYNLEMLKTDDEDIDMLNHEEDFSLPQSFFGKEES, from the exons ACAAGATGGCATGTCCGTCCATTCTCCTTGCAAACCTCCTCCTTCCTCCGCTTCCTCTCTCCCCAAg GAGCAAGCGCAGGTTGAATTGGAACTCAGACTGTTGCAAGCTCTTGAAATTTATCCTCCAATAAAACTTCAAG GAATACATCGCCACTTTGTCCTTTATGGTTTGATGGAATATCTAAAGAAGAG TTTCGACAGACACTTCTCTTCTGAAGAGGTTCTTCAGTTGCTGGATCGGTTCTACAACTTAGAAATGCTG AAAACAGACGATGAAGATATCGATATGCTTAATCACGAAGAAGATTTCAGCCTGCCTCAGAGTTTCTTTGGAAAGGAAGAATCTTGA